The following are encoded together in the Carassius auratus strain Wakin chromosome 34, ASM336829v1, whole genome shotgun sequence genome:
- the LOC113052962 gene encoding neurofilament medium polypeptide-like isoform X16 yields MSFMSPSRSFSSSSLSGSLGSRGGLFGSISPATIGNLANTLRPTVQINSSTFPPADDKETMKGLNDRLAGYLSKVRLLEDSNIELEKQIKEALMRKGAESDRDWSAYEKIINDLRNQLQEMTMDNARLFLQIDNARLAADDFKVKFESEQAMRQGVEQDLAGLRKMLDDTYMGRMQLEGQIESMREELVFLKKSHEEDVANLKSHISDSQVNVQMESKNNADLNETINNIRTQYERAAQKSREETEEWYKNKFDSITAEVTQNTEALQAGKTELNELRRTKQTLEIDLQALHNMIRSLEDSLRETEARYAHEVNGYNSGLVQLEGELGQVRAQVERQAAEYDALLNIKSKLEAEIATYHCLLEGVVDDEGDKNREEFSLEQALYAAPPPSVGLKKAIVITQEIVDRKGVSQSELEQNPTDHNNHVFGEEEELAEPLVLALELAMEKVKDEQEEFGEQLELAMEKAKDEQEEFGEQLELAMEKAKDEQEEFGEQLELAMEKVKDKQEEFGEQLELQLELAMEKAKDEQEEWGEQLELAMEKAKDEQEEFGEQLELAMEKVKDKQEEFGEQLELQLELAMEKAKDEQEEWGEQLELAMEKAKDEQEEFGEQLELAMEKVKDKQEEFGEQLELQLELAMEKAKDEQEEWGEQLELELELAMEKAKDEQEEFGEQLELAMEKAKDEQEEFGEQLELVMEKAKDEQEEFGEQLELVMEKAKDEQEEFGEQLELAMEKAKDEQEEFGEQLELAMEKAKDEQEEWGEQLELELELAMEKAKDEQEEFGEQLELAMEKAKDEQEEFGEQLELVMEKAKDEQEEFGEQLELVMEKAKDEQEEFGEQLELAMEKAKDEQEEWGEQLELELELAMEKAKDEQEEFGEQLELAMEKAKDEQEEFGEQLELAMEKAKDEQEEWGEQLELELELAMEKAKDEQEEFGEQLELAMEKAKDEQEEFGEQLELAMEKAKDEQEDWGEQLELAMEKAKDEQEEWGEQLELAMEKAKDEQEDWGEQLELAMEKAKDEQEEWGEQLELELELAMEKAKDEQEEFGEQLELAMEKAKDEQEEFGEQLELAMEKAKDEQEEWGEQLELELELAMEKAKDEQEEFGEQLELAMEKAKDEQEDWGEQLELAMEKAKDEQEEWGEQLELELELAMEKAKDEQEEFGEQLELAMEKAKDEQEEFGEQLELAMEKWKDEQEEWGEQLELAMEKWKDEQEEWGEQLGLEMEKLIEEREELEEEEFMKTGVLPRSAHKIWPPQWPPLH; encoded by the exons ATGTCATTCATGAGCCCTTCCAGGAGTTTCTCCAGCTCAAGTCTGTCTGGTAGCTTGGGGTCAAGGGGTGGTTTGTTCGGGTCCATTTCCCCAGCCACTATAGGGAATCTGGCAAACACACTGCGTCCCACTGTGCAGATCAACAGCAGCACTTTTCCCCCAGCTGATGATAAAGAGACCATGAAGGGTCTGAATGACCGTCTGGCGGGGTATCTGTCAAAAGTGCGACTCCTGGAGGACTCCAACATTGAACTGGAGAAGCAAATCAAAGAGGCTCTGATGAGGAAAGGAGCTGAGAGTGACAGAGACTGGAGCGCCTATGAGAAGATCATTAATGATCTGAGAAACCAG CTCCAGGAAATGACCATGGACAATGCCAGACTCTTCTTACAGATAGACAATGCGAGGCTGGCTGCTGACGATTTCAAAGTCAA GTTTGAGTCGGAGCAGGCCATGCGGCAAGGGGTGGAGCAGGATCTGGCAGGACTCCGTAAGATGCTGGACGACACTTACATGGGCCGCATGCAGCTGGAGGGCCAGATCGAGTCTATGAGAGAAGAGCTGGTGTTCCTGAAGAAGAGCCACGAGGAG GATGTTGCCAACCTGAAGAGTCATATCAGTGACTCTCAAGTCAATGTGCAAATGGAGTCTAAAAACAATGCAGACCTCAATGAGACCATTAATAACATCCGCACGCAGTACGAGCGAGCCGCGCAGAAGAGCCGCGAGGAAACTGAAGAGTGGTATAAAAACAAA TTTGACAGCATCACAGCTGAGGTGACTCAGAACACAGAAGCTCTGCAGGCAGGAAAGACCGAGCTGAACGAGCTGCGCAGGACGAAACAAACTCTAGAAATTGACCTGCAGGCTCTGCACAATATG ATTCGATCCCTCGAAGATTCGCTGCGTGAAACAGAGGCACGTTACGCTCATGAAGTCAATGGGTACAACTCTGGATTGGTGCAGCTGGAGGGAGAGCTGGGACAGGTGCGAGCGCAGGTGGAGCGTCAGGCGGCCGAGTATGATGCCCTGCTGAACATCAAGTCCAAACTGGAGGCAGAGATTGCCACCTATCATTGCCTCCTGGAGGGTGTTGTTGACGACGAGGGGGACAAAAATAG AGAGGAATTTTCTTTAGAGCAGGCGTTGTATGCAG CTCCTCCGCCTTCCGTCGGACTTAAGAAAGCCATCGTCATCACGCAAGAAATAGTGGACAGAAAAGGGGTCTCTCAGAGTGAACTTGAGCAAAATCCTACTGATCACAACAACCACGTTTTTGGGGAGGAAGAGGAGTTGGCAGAACCACTGGTGTTAGCTTTGGAGTTAGCAATGGAAAAGGTGAAAGACGAACAAGAGGAGTTTGGAGAACAACTGGAGTTAGCGATGGAAAAGGCAAAAGATGAGCAAGAGGAGTTTGGAGAACAACTGGAGTTAGCGATGGAAAAGGCAAAAGATGAGCAAGAGGAGTTTGGAGAACAACTGGAGTTAGCAATGGAAAAGGTGAAAGACAAGCAAGAGGAGTTTGGAGAACAACTGGAGTTACAGTTGGAGTTAGCGATGGAAAAGGCAAAAGATGAGCAAGAGGAGTGGGGAGAACAACTGGAGTTAGCGATGGAAAAGGCAAAAGACGAACAAGAGGAGTTTGGAGAACAACTGGAGTTAGCAATGGAAAAGGTGAAAGACAAGCAAGAGGAGTTTGGAGAACAACTGGAGTTACAGTTGGAGTTAGCGATGGAAAAGGCAAAAGATGAGCAAGAGGAGTGGGGAGAACAACTGGAGTTAGCGATGGAAAAGGCAAAAGATGAGCAAGAGGAGTTTGGAGAACAACTGGAGTTAGCAATGGAAAAGGTGAAAGACAAGCAAGAGGAGTTTGGAGAACAACTGGAGTTACAGTTGGAGTTAGCGATGGAAAAGGCAAAAGATGAGCAAGAGGAGTGGGGAGAACAACTGGAGTTAGAGTTGGAGTTAGCGATGGAAAAGGCAAAAGATGAGCAAGAGGAGTTTGGAGAACAACTGGAGTTAGCGATGGAAAAGGCAAAAGACGAGCAAGAAGAGTTTGGAGAACAACTGGAGTTAGTGATGGAAAAGGCAAAAGACGAGCAAGAGGAGTTTGGAGAACAACTGGAGTTAGTGATGGAAAAGGCAAAAGATGAGCAAGAGGAGTTTGGAGAACAACTGGAGTTAGCGATGGAAAAGGCAAAAGATGAGCAAGAGGAGTTTGGAGAACAACTGGAGTTAGCGATGGAAAAGGCAAAAGACGAGCAAGAGGAGTGGGGAGAACAACTGGAGTTAGAGTTGGAGTTAGCGATGGAAAAGGCAAAAGATGAGCAAGAGGAGTTTGGAGAACAACTGGAGTTAGCGATGGAAAAGGCAAAAGACGAGCAAGAAGAGTTTGGAGAACAACTGGAGTTAGTGATGGAAAAGGCAAAAGACGAGCAAGAGGAGTTTGGAGAACAACTGGAGTTAGTGATGGAAAAGGCAAAAGATGAGCAAGAGGAGTTTGGAGAACAACTGGAGTTAGCGATGGAAAAGGCAAAAGATGAGCAAGAGGAGTGGGGAGAACAACTGGAGTTAGAGTTGGAGTTAGCGATGGAAAAGGCAAAAGATGAGCAAGAGGAGTTTGGAGAACAACTGGAGTTAGCGATGGAAAAG GCAAAAGACGAACAAGAGGAGTTTGGAGAACAACTGGAGTTAGCGATGGAAAAGGCAAAAGATGAGCAAGAGGAGTGGGGAGAACAACTGGAGTTAGAGTTGGAGTTAGCGATGGAAAAGGCAAAAGATGAGCAAGAGGAGTTTGGAGAACAACTGGAGTTAGCGATGGAAAAGGCAAAAGACGAGCAAGAGGAGTTTGGAGAACAACTGGAGTTAGCGATGGAAAAGGCAAAAGACGAGCAAGAGGATTGGGGAGAACAACTGGAGTTAGCGATGGAAAAGGCAAAAGACGAGCAAGAGGAGTGGGGAGAACAACTGGAGTTAGCGATGGAAAAGGCAAAAGACGAGCAAGAGGATTGGGGAGAACAACTGGAGTTAGCGATGGAAAAGGCAAAAGACGAGCAAGAGGAGTGGGGAGAACAACTGGAGTTAGAGTTGGAGTTAGCGATGGAAAAGGCAAAAGATGAGCAAGAGGAGTTTGGAGAACAACTGGAGTTAGCGATGGAAAAGGCAAAAGACGAACAAGAGGAGTTTGGAGAACAACTGGAGTTAGCGATGGAAAAGGCAAAAGATGAGCAAGAGGAGTGGGGAGAACAACTGGAGTTAGAGTTGGAGTTAGCGATGGAAAAGGCAAAAGATGAGCAAGAGGAGTTTGGAGAACAACTGGAGTTAGCGATGGAAAAGGCAAAAGACGAGCAAGAGGATTGGGGAGAACAACTGGAGTTAGCGATGGAAAAGGCAAAAGACGAGCAAGAGGAGTGGGGAGAACAACTGGAGTTAGAGTTGGAGTTAGCGATGGAAAAGGCAAAAGATGAGCAAGAGGAGTTTGGAGAACAACTGGAGTTAGCGATGGAAAAGGCAAAAGACGAGCAAGAGGAGTTTGGAGAACAACTGGAGTTAGCAATGGAAAAGTGGAAAGATGAGCAAGAGGAGTGGGGAGAACAACTGGAGTTAGCGATGGAAAAGTGGAAAGATGAGCAAGAGGAGTGGGGAGAACAACTGGGGCTAGAGATGGAAAAGCTTATAGAAGAGCGAGAGGAGTTAGAAGAAGAAGAGTTTATGAAGACAGGGGTGCTCCCTAGGAGTGCCCATAAAATCTGGCCACCCCAGTGGCCACCCCTACATTAA
- the LOC113052962 gene encoding neurofilament medium polypeptide-like isoform X7, which yields MSFMSPSRSFSSSSLSGSLGSRGGLFGSISPATIGNLANTLRPTVQINSSTFPPADDKETMKGLNDRLAGYLSKVRLLEDSNIELEKQIKEALMRKGAESDRDWSAYEKIINDLRNQLQEMTMDNARLFLQIDNARLAADDFKVKFESEQAMRQGVEQDLAGLRKMLDDTYMGRMQLEGQIESMREELVFLKKSHEEDVANLKSHISDSQVNVQMESKNNADLNETINNIRTQYERAAQKSREETEEWYKNKFDSITAEVTQNTEALQAGKTELNELRRTKQTLEIDLQALHNMIRSLEDSLRETEARYAHEVNGYNSGLVQLEGELGQVRAQVERQAAEYDALLNIKSKLEAEIATYHCLLEGVVDDEGDKNREEFSLEQALYAAPPPSVGLKKAIVITQEIVDRKGVSQSELEQNPTDHNNHVFGEEEELAEPLVLALELAMEKVKDEQEEFGEQLELAMEKAKDEQEEFGEQLELAMEKAKDEQEEFGEQLELAMEKVKDKQEEFGEQLELQLELAMEKAKDEQEEWGEQLELAMEKAKDEQEEFGEQLELAMEKVKDKQEEFGEQLELQLELAMEKAKDEQEEWGEQLELAMEKAKDEQEEFGEQLELAMEKVKDKQEEFGEQLELQLELAMEKAKDEQEEWGEQLELELELAMEKAKDEQEEFGEQLELAMEKAKDEQEEFGEQLELVMEKAKDEQEEFGEQLELVMEKAKDEQEEFGEQLELAMEKAKDEQEEFGEQLELAMEKAKDEQEEWGEQLELELELAMEKAKDEQEEFGEQLELAMEKAKDEQEEFGEQLELVMEKAKDEQEEFGEQLELVMEKAKDEQEEFGEQLELAMEKAKDEQEEWGEQLELELELAMEKAKDEQEDWGEQLELAMEKAKDEQEEFGEQLELAMEKAKDEQEEFGEQLELAMEKAKDEQEEWGEQLELELELAMEKAKDEQEEFGEQLELAMEKAKDEQEEFGEQLELAMEKAKDEQEDWGEQLELAMEKAKDEQEEWGEQLELAMEKAKDEQEDWGEQLELAMEKAKDEQEEWGEQLELELELAMEKAKDEQEEFGEQLELAMEKAKDEQEEFGEQLELAMEKAKDEQEEWGEQLELELELAMEKAKDEQEEFGEQLELAMEKAKDEQEDWGEQLELAMEKAKDEQEEWGEQLELELELAMEKAKDEQEEFGEQLELAMEKAKDEQEEFGEQLELAMEKWKDEQEEWGEQLELAMEKWKDEQEEWGEQLGLEMEKLIEEREELEEEEFMKTGVLPRSAHKIWPPQWPPLH from the exons ATGTCATTCATGAGCCCTTCCAGGAGTTTCTCCAGCTCAAGTCTGTCTGGTAGCTTGGGGTCAAGGGGTGGTTTGTTCGGGTCCATTTCCCCAGCCACTATAGGGAATCTGGCAAACACACTGCGTCCCACTGTGCAGATCAACAGCAGCACTTTTCCCCCAGCTGATGATAAAGAGACCATGAAGGGTCTGAATGACCGTCTGGCGGGGTATCTGTCAAAAGTGCGACTCCTGGAGGACTCCAACATTGAACTGGAGAAGCAAATCAAAGAGGCTCTGATGAGGAAAGGAGCTGAGAGTGACAGAGACTGGAGCGCCTATGAGAAGATCATTAATGATCTGAGAAACCAG CTCCAGGAAATGACCATGGACAATGCCAGACTCTTCTTACAGATAGACAATGCGAGGCTGGCTGCTGACGATTTCAAAGTCAA GTTTGAGTCGGAGCAGGCCATGCGGCAAGGGGTGGAGCAGGATCTGGCAGGACTCCGTAAGATGCTGGACGACACTTACATGGGCCGCATGCAGCTGGAGGGCCAGATCGAGTCTATGAGAGAAGAGCTGGTGTTCCTGAAGAAGAGCCACGAGGAG GATGTTGCCAACCTGAAGAGTCATATCAGTGACTCTCAAGTCAATGTGCAAATGGAGTCTAAAAACAATGCAGACCTCAATGAGACCATTAATAACATCCGCACGCAGTACGAGCGAGCCGCGCAGAAGAGCCGCGAGGAAACTGAAGAGTGGTATAAAAACAAA TTTGACAGCATCACAGCTGAGGTGACTCAGAACACAGAAGCTCTGCAGGCAGGAAAGACCGAGCTGAACGAGCTGCGCAGGACGAAACAAACTCTAGAAATTGACCTGCAGGCTCTGCACAATATG ATTCGATCCCTCGAAGATTCGCTGCGTGAAACAGAGGCACGTTACGCTCATGAAGTCAATGGGTACAACTCTGGATTGGTGCAGCTGGAGGGAGAGCTGGGACAGGTGCGAGCGCAGGTGGAGCGTCAGGCGGCCGAGTATGATGCCCTGCTGAACATCAAGTCCAAACTGGAGGCAGAGATTGCCACCTATCATTGCCTCCTGGAGGGTGTTGTTGACGACGAGGGGGACAAAAATAG AGAGGAATTTTCTTTAGAGCAGGCGTTGTATGCAG CTCCTCCGCCTTCCGTCGGACTTAAGAAAGCCATCGTCATCACGCAAGAAATAGTGGACAGAAAAGGGGTCTCTCAGAGTGAACTTGAGCAAAATCCTACTGATCACAACAACCACGTTTTTGGGGAGGAAGAGGAGTTGGCAGAACCACTGGTGTTAGCTTTGGAGTTAGCAATGGAAAAGGTGAAAGACGAACAAGAGGAGTTTGGAGAACAACTGGAGTTAGCGATGGAAAAGGCAAAAGATGAGCAAGAGGAGTTTGGAGAACAACTGGAGTTAGCGATGGAAAAGGCAAAAGATGAGCAAGAGGAGTTTGGAGAACAACTGGAGTTAGCAATGGAAAAGGTGAAAGACAAGCAAGAGGAGTTTGGAGAACAACTGGAGTTACAGTTGGAGTTAGCGATGGAAAAGGCAAAAGATGAGCAAGAGGAGTGGGGAGAACAACTGGAGTTAGCGATGGAAAAGGCAAAAGACGAACAAGAGGAGTTTGGAGAACAACTGGAGTTAGCAATGGAAAAGGTGAAAGACAAGCAAGAGGAGTTTGGAGAACAACTGGAGTTACAGTTGGAGTTAGCGATGGAAAAGGCAAAAGATGAGCAAGAGGAGTGGGGAGAACAACTGGAGTTAGCGATGGAAAAGGCAAAAGATGAGCAAGAGGAGTTTGGAGAACAACTGGAGTTAGCAATGGAAAAGGTGAAAGACAAGCAAGAGGAGTTTGGAGAACAACTGGAGTTACAGTTGGAGTTAGCGATGGAAAAGGCAAAAGATGAGCAAGAGGAGTGGGGAGAACAACTGGAGTTAGAGTTGGAGTTAGCGATGGAAAAGGCAAAAGATGAGCAAGAGGAGTTTGGAGAACAACTGGAGTTAGCGATGGAAAAGGCAAAAGACGAGCAAGAAGAGTTTGGAGAACAACTGGAGTTAGTGATGGAAAAGGCAAAAGACGAGCAAGAGGAGTTTGGAGAACAACTGGAGTTAGTGATGGAAAAGGCAAAAGATGAGCAAGAGGAGTTTGGAGAACAACTGGAGTTAGCGATGGAAAAGGCAAAAGATGAGCAAGAGGAGTTTGGAGAACAACTGGAGTTAGCGATGGAAAAGGCAAAAGACGAGCAAGAGGAGTGGGGAGAACAACTGGAGTTAGAGTTGGAGTTAGCGATGGAAAAGGCAAAAGATGAGCAAGAGGAGTTTGGAGAACAACTGGAGTTAGCGATGGAAAAGGCAAAAGACGAGCAAGAAGAGTTTGGAGAACAACTGGAGTTAGTGATGGAAAAGGCAAAAGACGAGCAAGAGGAGTTTGGAGAACAACTGGAGTTAGTGATGGAAAAGGCAAAAGATGAGCAAGAGGAGTTTGGAGAACAACTGGAGTTAGCGATGGAAAAGGCAAAAGATGAGCAAGAGGAGTGGGGAGAACAACTGGAGTTAGAGTTGGAGTTAGCGATGGAAAAG GCAAAAGACGAGCAAGAGGATTGGGGAGAACAACTGGAGTTAGCGATGGAAAAGGCAAAAGACGAGCAAGAGGAGTTTGGAGAACAACTGGAGTTAGCAATGGAAAAGGCAAAAGACGAACAAGAGGAGTTTGGAGAACAACTGGAGTTAGCGATGGAAAAGGCAAAAGATGAGCAAGAGGAGTGGGGAGAACAACTGGAGTTAGAGTTGGAGTTAGCGATGGAAAAGGCAAAAGATGAGCAAGAGGAGTTTGGAGAACAACTGGAGTTAGCGATGGAAAAGGCAAAAGACGAGCAAGAGGAGTTTGGAGAACAACTGGAGTTAGCGATGGAAAAGGCAAAAGACGAGCAAGAGGATTGGGGAGAACAACTGGAGTTAGCGATGGAAAAGGCAAAAGACGAGCAAGAGGAGTGGGGAGAACAACTGGAGTTAGCGATGGAAAAGGCAAAAGACGAGCAAGAGGATTGGGGAGAACAACTGGAGTTAGCGATGGAAAAGGCAAAAGACGAGCAAGAGGAGTGGGGAGAACAACTGGAGTTAGAGTTGGAGTTAGCGATGGAAAAGGCAAAAGATGAGCAAGAGGAGTTTGGAGAACAACTGGAGTTAGCGATGGAAAAGGCAAAAGACGAACAAGAGGAGTTTGGAGAACAACTGGAGTTAGCGATGGAAAAGGCAAAAGATGAGCAAGAGGAGTGGGGAGAACAACTGGAGTTAGAGTTGGAGTTAGCGATGGAAAAGGCAAAAGATGAGCAAGAGGAGTTTGGAGAACAACTGGAGTTAGCGATGGAAAAGGCAAAAGACGAGCAAGAGGATTGGGGAGAACAACTGGAGTTAGCGATGGAAAAGGCAAAAGACGAGCAAGAGGAGTGGGGAGAACAACTGGAGTTAGAGTTGGAGTTAGCGATGGAAAAGGCAAAAGATGAGCAAGAGGAGTTTGGAGAACAACTGGAGTTAGCGATGGAAAAGGCAAAAGACGAGCAAGAGGAGTTTGGAGAACAACTGGAGTTAGCAATGGAAAAGTGGAAAGATGAGCAAGAGGAGTGGGGAGAACAACTGGAGTTAGCGATGGAAAAGTGGAAAGATGAGCAAGAGGAGTGGGGAGAACAACTGGGGCTAGAGATGGAAAAGCTTATAGAAGAGCGAGAGGAGTTAGAAGAAGAAGAGTTTATGAAGACAGGGGTGCTCCCTAGGAGTGCCCATAAAATCTGGCCACCCCAGTGGCCACCCCTACATTAA